ttacattacaCACACGCGGATGCGTACAttcatctgaaaattttccgaatatttttctaggatttcaaaacgtcaagatctctctGAAAACTgggtttttgaaaatcgaactGAAACCaaaacactgaaaaaaatcagGAATGAagtcggattttatttaaatttgcattCACTCCAATTCggaattttcatattaaaaaatatttctcttcGGAGTGAATTACACTTcaaggggattaaataaatacaaaatcaACAGCCCagcattcactccggatttactCTACGTTaactttgtaaattttttacaatgtaccttcccttttttttaaaattaaaaatttttatagcgggaaatttaaaataataataataaagttataaaagttCCCGGGCGATAGCCTCGTGGGATGTTCAAGATCCTAGTATAGTTGAAAGAAGCTGTAGACCGAAATACACACTAGCAAGACTAATTCACGCCAACACCCAATACTTATTCACTAAACACgaggtacatatatatatatttaaacgtATATATGTAGTACAACAcgagttaaataaaacaactaTTACCATTACTATACTACATTGGATGATGATACGTGGCGCGCTATTTCAGGCGGTCGAGCCGCTTTTGCCACGTACCAAAAAGCCAGGACTGtaacaattgtattttttttaaatatatatatatattttttattattattgttattataattgctattattattaaataattatgtaaagtgcgattggtgaaaaaaattttatgcaattactttagagaaaatttcaaattccttcggttgtttattttattttattttactgtttttttttttcttttttttctgtagatcgcaggaatttattttttatttagagctGGATTATTTAAgatgttaaatataaatattatagttTTATCATGACCGTTGAACTTAcaatgttttattataattgatgaCGAAGCTCGCGCGTTAAATTacgaaaatttatgtatcttgccaaaaaatttttatgccaaataaaattacagatatgcggataataaattgaaaaataaaaattttttattttattggaaattaatagaatttaatttttttttttttgttaagaaaaaaaaaataaataaagctcGAGTTCGATTGAGCTCGGATTGATCATAATTTGTAtagaaatttgtaaatatatatgaaatatataatgttactagtgacaaaattttataaaataaaaaaaatttagttaaaaaaaaaatctagaaattaaaaaaactttttttttcaataaaaatttcaaatttcccgcaataattatgtatttgCCCCTTTTTGTGAGtaaaaacaatcatttttctaattattttactcagAAATTCGTTTTACaaactcataaataaataaaaatttttaatttttaatttattgataaaaaaaaaaaaaaaagagtcaataatttttcataattgacttttaatttctataaatttttaataacttttgctagctaatttaatattatgacgtaaaatattattacttaaattatttataaaaaaatttttaaatattctattaaaaaaaatttcccgccgtaaaaaaaaatatctaaaaaaattagtcaaaaaaacatttagaaagaaaaatatgagTGATGACAAATAAGTAAgtcattaatcaaaaataaatataacatgaaaaatatgacgttaaaaaaacactagaaagtaaatgaatcacgatgtatttaaaataaaaaaatatgtgaggtattaaataaatgaattaatttgaaaatttaaaggaACTTATCAGGGGCAATGGTTACGTGGAATGCGCCATGGTTATGGAGTAAGAACAAGTGCGCCATTTGGATTAGCTAGTCATTATAAACCACCGAAACAAATGCGTGCATCATTAACGTCACTTAGAAGTACCGATGGTGCACCGGCAGTACCACCGACACCAGAACCAACAGATCGAAGGGATCGTCGGGTTGATGATAGTCGAGGTGGTTTTGTATTAAAAGCACGAAGTGATGATCCACCTGCGAGACGAAAAAGTTTGACGGAGAAATCATTGAAGAAAGGAATTCTTTCGgtatataaaatactttgtttttttttttttttaatgtaaatgtcaaaaatactttttttttctagggTTTGAAAATTCGTAAGCAAAGAAGTACTGGTGACTTAGAAAAACGTGGTACTGTTGGTAGTATACGAAGCAATGCTAGTTCTGCGTCATGGATGTCAACTGAAAGCTCACATAGTCAAGCATCTGCGTCAGTACATACCGATAGTAATGCGTCATTCGTTATTgaggtaattttaattttatattagtaCTAGTCAATTTGTGAGAAAATTTCCGTTtatttgagtacccacatcgatatatttagaagaagtaaaaaaattcaaaatggcggaatttttaaaaaatcattaaattttagtttattgaaGTGTAGTGTTGTCGGTACTCATTTGATGGGGAATTTGATCAACTATTCTgaaattatattgatttttttttataaaaaaaattttggctgtaatattttttcgtagcatgaaattgtaatgaaaaatttttttaaaataaaaatagtagcATATTCAAATTCCTGAGTAAATTTCCGTttgtttgagtacccacatcaatatatttggaagaagtaaaaaaatccaaaatggcggaatttacaaaaaataatcaaatttgactttattgaaatatagtgttgttggtactcatttaaTGGAGAATTTGACTGTCTACTCAAATCATCAAACAATTTTCATGTCAAGTAATTACCgtcatataaaaatgtatttataattacaggATGAGCAAATGGATGCTTCAGTTACTGAGACTTATTTAGGAGAATGGAAAAATGATAAACGAACAGGTTTTGGTATCTCTGAACGTAGTGATGGTTTACGTTACGAAGGTGAATGGTTCAATAACCGTAAATATGGTTACGGAGTAACGACATTTCGTGACGGTACCAAAGAAGagggaaaatataaaaacaacgTGTTAATAACCTCACAAAAAAAGAaacacatatttttaataagatcaGCTAAATTTCGTGAAAGGATAGACGCCGCAGTGAACGCAGCCGTACGTTCCAGTAGAATGGCCTTACAAAAATCCGACATCGCTATTTCACGTACAGCGACAGCGCGGGGTAAAGCGGAACTAGCGGATATTGCTGCCGAGCATGCGCGACAAGATTCAGAGCTAGCTCAACAAACAGCTAAACAATTTGCCCCAGATTTTCGTGAACCGGGACTTGAACGTTTACGTAATCGTGAAATACCCAAGTATGTTCCACCACCCCAGGATACACAACCTTCTAAAAGTATCCTTTCAACTTCCGCTAAATCATCGGCATTAGAAAACACCCAAGTTAAGTCTACTGACGCTACGCAAGGTGGCGCTGCAACGAACCCTAGCTCAGTTGGTGGCGCTAGTGCGGGTATCGGTATTGGGAATCAAGGAAATTCGACTCAAACATTTAATCAATCATTAACACAATCAATAAGACGTGCTAGTATGAAACCAATGACCAATCAAATAccattaacaaataataataataataatactaataataatacttctgtaatAAATCCTGTAACACAAAATGCCGGACTTATGGGACAATATGGCGGTGGTCAAAATTATGGTTATGGTGGTGGGGGTGGTATGAGTGGTGTTAGTGAAGGTGGACTATTTATGAACAATTCAAATGCGTATGCACAAAATGTCGGGCAATTTGGTTTAGGGCCGCTGGCTAATACGCAACAAGTTTTAGAAATTACCAATAGTGGTATTTCTACTGGTGGTGTCATAGGTGGCAGTAGTGCCGGTGGATATCTACCTCAACATGGATATCAATTTCCTAATCAACAGGTTAATattttggttttgttttttttttagtattagtAAATTTGGTGAATGGTAATTTCTTATggtttttgatttatttatgaattattttgataCGCGGACCCCAtaggattattttattattttgtgtaGATTTATCAACAAAACCAGAGTTTATACGACCCGACGAGTATGGCCCCTAGCAATTTTTTACCACAACAGATTTATGGTGTAAGCTATCATTTTATAGGTTTTTGTTGTTggaattaatatatattttgttttcatatttaattagatgtttgtaataaaattttatgattaagtatttatagaattaaaatcgatatatcgaatttattAGATCGATAGATCAAAGGTCGAATCAATATCTCAAAATTGaaatcgatatttaaaaatctcgaTCGATATATTAACTTCTAgattaataaatcgatatatttaatttttttaatcgatagATCGAAGATCGAATCGATATCTCGGAGTCAATATGgttattcataaatttgaaccgatataataacttttgaatcaaTAGATcgattattaaatcaatatgttgaattttttaaatcgatagtTCGATAATCTCAAATatcgatttgaatttttaaatcgatatattGAAGTAATAAATCAATACATCGATTTTAACCCCGTATTAGTTttcgttgaaattttttcggctttaaaaaaaaaaaaaaaaaaaaagtagagttAATatgtttagaattttttacttttttccttaacaataaactaaaaaatttgggtaataaattaatgattatgatCATATTCAGGGAATGAATAATTATGGAAACGCGAATTATAATTCGATGACTTATCAACAAATGCAGCAACAGCAAATGCAACAACAAGTTcatcaacaacagcaacaacaacaactacaacagcaacaacaacaattacAACAAAATCAGTACGGAGACGCAAACGATGGAATGAGGCAAAACATTAGCACTTTAAGAAGAAATAGTAGAGTTTTGAGTCAACAAGATCGACCCAACACGGTCGTCAATGCCCAGTCTTTGAATGATCGGTAAGAAATCGACATTCATATTCactactttgtttttttttttttttattacacattTAGCGTAAAAAATCCGAAGGCAATTCGAAGTAActgtgaatttaattttaacccGCAGCCACtccataatattttaatgttggaataaatttctatcaaaaaaattatatacaattatccACTTcgcatattttttacaatttatttgtaattaacatattaatatttgtgactaattatttgtatttttagatTGGATCATTACAAAAGACCACCAAGTCGTGATAGTTCCGTTGATCGTTATCGTACAAATCGCTTAATTGGATCACGTCAACCGTCCGTTGATAAACAATCACAGGATGGCGAAAGGTTAGAATTATTCTACTATAgctgtcatttttattttatcactattgttattattatttttactactgACCCTTTAAAGCTTCCCAGTATTTAACCACTAAGAATCCCCTGCAACAATTTCCATCCCGAGTTTCTGATCAAGACACTGATCACTAAAACTTTTGATAATCACTACATAGATTTGCACAAGATGACATACGAAAGACAATTTAGTAGCAGCCTTgtgttaattttgtaaaagagTCTTGCAGAAACCCCTTACAAGTCTACGTCTTTACATATCTATAAGTATAAATCTGTCACAAGATATTTCTACAAGATTTACAGTCGAGATTTTTGTATTACTCACATGATATTGTACGAAGTAATAGTGCAGATTTTTTACACATAATTCGTTTATAAAACCACTTATACATTTCTTGAGCAAAACTTGCGTAAGAAATTAAAGACATACGCGTTATTCGCGCAAGATTTACCCCTTCCTCTGGCCTAcgatacatataaatatatatacatatttacatatacaGCGGTTGTAGAAAAAATCTGTCGCAAACCATGCGTGAGtgtctttaataaatttcctgCGCAAGTTTTGCTGAAGAAATGTGTAAGAAATTATATCATCGAGCGATGTGTTGACTTGCACAGTTCCTTCGATACAACATAACCCAAAGTATCTTGTAAGTCTGCacaaaacttgaaatttaaaagtctTCACCAGTTTCGGCAGTAAGACGTCATTTAAAGACGTAGACAACTAGAACACTGGTGACTAATTTTGCGCaagactttaataaatttgctaTACAGACAAAAGTTCTAATTTtcggaactttttttttacagtagaATCTATAGTTTATACACTTCCCAATTTTGATACCCCCACCCCCCATCcttaatttcttacaaataATGTGGGAGCTGTCGGTTTAGCTTCCACTGTATCAGGATTCGATAATTGAagggttaaaaaatttgaattgtttttcttttttttattatttaatttatagaacTGGAAGAGGCGGAAGTATAATGAGATCAGGGACACCATTAAACGGATCAGCTGTTGGAAGTGGTGCAGCTACACCAACATACACAGCACCAACGACCAGCCAATTTGAAGGTGCGTTAAGACGCCGTGGTACCGGTCAAGAAATAATACCTAGTGCTGTCCAACCTAAACGTACTGAGAGCTTGTATGTTACACCTGCTCGCGGATCAATAGGTGGTGGCGGGGCTGGCGGCGGCGGGAAAATGAAAGTGagtttttaacaaaaattttttttttttcttaataatttagttCAGTATTACcatgattaaaattttcaaattttttttttattccaattaaCTACTTAACTagctgataaataattattttccttatttatttaaattatttttattattgtgtgTTTTTGTCATGTGTATTTTGTGCATGCTAACCCAGGACACGAGAGGAACGGTCCCCGCCTTCAACGCAACACCCAAGGCCCCCGCTACTCtatgagtattttttaattaacaatttatttaattattatcgaactttcatttattttttttacaattctacaaaattcaagattttttcaaagggtattttaatatttaaaattttttttttataaactcaaaagtggaaaaaaattctaacagAAAATTATcgcgataatttatttaaaatttaaaaaataaaaattttatttacattgacatataaataaatgccaATGCAAGTAAGTTAAGTCCGAGCTTATtataaaatctatataaatctgatataattttaaaaaaaatatataaattttaaaatgaatttaaaaaataaaactcagattttttatacttgaaaaaaaaattattaattatttaattaataaattaattaattgatgaaaaaaatactaataaataataataataacaataagaataataatgcAAACAGATGCcctccaattttttttctgcatataatatatataaagatatatatatttgatatattttaaaattaatgtatactatttataattaataataactatataagaaaaaaagtatatatatacatatatattatatacatatattagggAGCGGCATTTCAGAgcaacagtttttttttaaagcgctcggggaaaaaatcatagacTGATAcgcaattttataagaaattgaacattctacaaaaaaagtctcttattattttttgataaatttactcgttcataagttttttcaaattctaaaatttttatttttactatcaataaattcagaacatgatttttttaaagaaattgatatttaaatgcaATAACTAAAGAGCATATCATAATTTCAAAAGCATTTCAAGAGATAATTTGTTGGTGATGACATggtctttaaaaaaagtcctatgatattttgttataaGTCTGAGTTTCGccaaaaaagtcaaataatatcgaaatttgtattttaaactttaacttaaaaaaaatttttcccgcgttatttaaatggaaatcgaatttttcaatgagcgaCAGTTGTAATCgagatagaattttttttcttgcgcgaaaattttttttttgtagtctatgattttttccacaagcaaaaaaaaaatgttgctctgAAATtacgcaccctaatatatgtgaaatgtaaaatcttattaagaaaaaaaaaattgttgctCGGTTGAAAATGCTATTGAtctataaacaaaaaaaaaaaaataataataataataataataaaaatcgtgATTGGTGTGGAGGCGGGGACCgtttatttaagataaaaaaaataaaatcccttaaatttttaaaaataacaattatttattttatatttttctatatatattataaatatatatatacctatgtatatatattaatatttttttaaaatattttctaactCTCTTCCACACCTTCACGAAGCCTtttgtcaaataaattatttttctaacgcatgctattaaatatttaaatctatagcttattaaataaataaaaaatttga
This genomic window from Microplitis demolitor isolate Queensland-Clemson2020A chromosome 6, iyMicDemo2.1a, whole genome shotgun sequence contains:
- the LOC103579798 gene encoding uncharacterized protein LOC103579798 isoform X1; translated protein: MNAMQQQQQQQQSQGGPAAPNGVAGGAQLPTSPSQVGPASGTAAGNSTSRPQVNGGRFDFDDGGTFCGGWEDGKAHGHGVCTGPKGQGAYSGSWHYGFEVSGVYTWPSGSAYEGQWQNGKRHGLGMETRGRWIYRGEWTQGFKGRYGVRQSTTSNARYEGTWSNGLQDGYGSETYADSGTYQGQWLRGMRHGYGVRTSAPFGLASHYKPPKQMRASLTSLRSTDGAPAVPPTPEPTDRRDRRVDDSRGGFVLKARSDDPPARRKSLTEKSLKKGILSGLKIRKQRSTGDLEKRGTVGSIRSNASSASWMSTESSHSQASASVHTDSNASFVIEDEQMDASVTETYLGEWKNDKRTGFGISERSDGLRYEGEWFNNRKYGYGVTTFRDGTKEEGKYKNNVLITSQKKKHIFLIRSAKFRERIDAAVNAAVRSSRMALQKSDIAISRTATARGKAELADIAAEHARQDSELAQQTAKQFAPDFREPGLERLRNREIPKYVPPPQDTQPSKSILSTSAKSSALENTQVKSTDATQGGAATNPSSVGGASAGIGIGNQGNSTQTFNQSLTQSIRRASMKPMTNQIPLTNNNNNNTNNNTSVINPVTQNAGLMGQYGGGQNYGYGGGGGMSGVSEGGLFMNNSNAYAQNVGQFGLGPLANTQQVLEITNSGISTGGVIGGSSAGGYLPQHGYQFPNQQIYQQNQSLYDPTSMAPSNFLPQQIYGGMNNYGNANYNSMTYQQMQQQQMQQQVHQQQQQQQLQQQQQQLQQNQYGDANDGMRQNISTLRRNSRVLSQQDRPNTVVNAQSLNDRLDHYKRPPSRDSSVDRYRTNRLIGSRQPSVDKQSQDGERTGRGGSIMRSGTPLNGSAVGSGAATPTYTAPTTSQFEGALRRRGTGQEIIPSAVQPKRTESLYVTPARGSIGGGGAGGGGKMKAIPVPAMPLQRKKSLPDVAQPIQLTATSPLSREEVSVLSSMRREEIRRQIDESERLRANPLLYLVSPQVKDWFSRQQLVMIVLFINISLALMFFKLLT
- the LOC103579798 gene encoding AF4/FMR2 family member lilli isoform X2, coding for MNAMQQQQQQQQSQGGPAAPNGVAGGAQLPTSPSQVGPASGTAAGNSTSRPQVNGGRFDFDDGGTFCGGWEDGKAHGHGVCTGPKGQGAYSGSWHYGFEVSGVYTWPSGSAYEGQWQNGKRHGLGMETRGRWIYRGEWTQGFKGRYGVRQSTTSNARYEGTWSNGLQDGYGSETYADSGTYQGQWLRGMRHGYGVRTSAPFGLASHYKPPKQMRASLTSLRSTDGAPAVPPTPEPTDRRDRRVDDSRGGFVLKARSDDPPARRKSLTEKSLKKGILSGLKIRKQRSTGDLEKRGTVGSIRSNASSASWMSTESSHSQASASVHTDSNASFVIEDEQMDASVTETYLGEWKNDKRTGFGISERSDGLRYEGEWFNNRKYGYGVTTFRDGTKEEGKYKNNVLITSQKKKHIFLIRSAKFRERIDAAVNAAVRSSRMALQKSDIAISRTATARGKAELADIAAEHARQDSELAQQTAKQFAPDFREPGLERLRNREIPKYVPPPQDTQPSKSILSTSAKSSALENTQVKSTDATQGGAATNPSSVGGASAGIGIGNQGNSTQTFNQSLTQSIRRASMKPMTNQIPLTNNNNNNTNNNTSVINPVTQNAGLMGQYGGGQNYGYGGGGGMSGVSEGGLFMNNSNAYAQNVGQFGLGPLANTQQVLEITNSGISTGGVIGGSSAGGYLPQHGYQFPNQQGMNNYGNANYNSMTYQQMQQQQMQQQVHQQQQQQQLQQQQQQLQQNQYGDANDGMRQNISTLRRNSRVLSQQDRPNTVVNAQSLNDRLDHYKRPPSRDSSVDRYRTNRLIGSRQPSVDKQSQDGERTGRGGSIMRSGTPLNGSAVGSGAATPTYTAPTTSQFEGALRRRGTGQEIIPSAVQPKRTESLYVTPARGSIGGGGAGGGGKMKAIPVPAMPLQRKKSLPDVAQPIQLTATSPLSREEVSVLSSMRREEIRRQIDESERLRANPLLYLVSPQVKDWFSRQQLVMIVLFINISLALMFFKLLT